One genomic region from Kiritimatiellia bacterium encodes:
- a CDS encoding biotin/lipoyl-binding protein — protein sequence MAAIEIKLPSLGENVDTGDVVRVLVKVGDTVKPDQPILEMETGKATVEIPSPAGGVVAQVLVKEGAKARVGQPILVLESEASAAAPAAAPAPPPAPPPPPPPPPPHPPPTPRARPDALPHRSPGAGARSAGAGGRRADVE from the coding sequence ATGGCTGCCATCGAAATCAAACTCCCCTCGCTCGGCGAAAATGTCGATACCGGCGATGTCGTCCGCGTGCTCGTCAAAGTCGGCGACACGGTAAAGCCGGACCAACCGATTTTGGAAATGGAGACGGGCAAAGCCACCGTCGAGATTCCCTCTCCGGCCGGCGGCGTGGTGGCCCAGGTCTTGGTCAAAGAAGGCGCCAAAGCCCGAGTCGGCCAGCCGATTCTCGTTTTGGAAAGCGAGGCCTCCGCAGCCGCGCCCGCTGCGGCCCCGGCGCCACCGCCAGCTCCGCCCCCCCCCCCCCCACCCCCCCCACCCCACCCGCCCCCGACCCCTCGGGCCCGACCCGACGCCCTTCCGCACCGAAGCCCCGGCGCGGGCGCACGAAGCGCAGGCGCGGGCGGACGCAGAGCAGACGTGGAATAA
- a CDS encoding diacylglycerol kinase family protein has protein sequence MTEHQQARICGRIKAFRYAIRGIGLLLTHHVHGRIHAVAAVLTILLGAWFRIERAEWMAVALSIGLVLAAEAINSALEELADALHPGHHPAIGRAKDLAAGGVLAASIAAAAVGGLVFVPRLLAL, from the coding sequence ATGACAGAACATCAACAAGCACGAATTTGCGGACGAATCAAAGCCTTCCGATATGCCATCAGGGGCATCGGCTTGCTGCTCACGCATCATGTCCACGGCCGAATCCACGCCGTGGCTGCCGTGCTAACCATATTGCTTGGGGCCTGGTTCCGAATCGAGCGCGCCGAATGGATGGCGGTCGCCCTGAGCATTGGGTTGGTCCTGGCTGCCGAGGCCATAAACAGCGCCCTGGAGGAGCTGGCAGACGCACTGCATCCCGGCCATCATCCCGCCATCGGACGCGCAAAAGACCTTGCCGCCGGAGGCGTTCTCGCGGCTTCTATTGCGGCCGCTGCCGTCGGAGGACTGGTTTTTGTGCCGAGGCTCCTTGCGCTCTAG
- the aceE gene encoding pyruvate dehydrogenase (acetyl-transferring), homodimeric type has translation MSDSDLSPEQLEQLETRDWLDSLEDVYYSRGPDRVANLLSDLQQHAQRMGVRLPVTSVTPYTNTIPAHLQPPYPGDRELERRIKSLVRWNAMAMVVRANRADSSIGGHISTFASSATLYEVGFNHFFRGRSETQEPDFVYFQGHASPGIYARAFLEGRLSRENLENFRRELSKGGGLSSYPHPWLMPDFWEFPTVSMGLGPITAIYHARFIRYLEDRGLKKKSDQKVWAFLGDGECDEPETLGAISLAAREQLDNLIFVINCNLQRLDGPVRGNGQIIQELEAVFRGVGWNVIKVIWGSDWDPLFAADKTGHLVKRMGEVVDGEFQKYATESGDYIRKHFFGKYPETLKLVEHLSDEQLTRLRLGGHDPEKIYAAYRAAVNHKGAPSVILARTIKGYGLGEAGEGKNITHQQKKLNEEELREFRRRFDIPISEDDIASAPFYRPAKDSLEMKYLMERRRALGGFLPKRTVRAKPITMPEDDVFAEFAKGTEGREVSTTMAFVRLLSKIVKDPHVGKLIVPIVPDEARTFGMESLFRQIGIYSHVGQLYEPVDAESLLYYKEAKDGQILEEGINEAGSISSFIAAGTAYANHGVNTIPFYIYYSMFGMQRVGDLVWLAGDSRCRGFLLGGTAGRTTLNGEGLQHQDGHSHLLAYPVPNLMSYDPAYAYEMAVIIREGIRRMYVNGESIFYYLTLYNENYAMPPMPTGAEEGILKGMYLFKPASLGNAKYRAQILGSGTILNEVVKAQAMLAESYGVAADVWSVTSYKELRRDAMEADRFNLLNPEEPPKVPYVSQCLNNTEGVIVAASDYVKMLPDSIQRWVNRPMYNLGTEGFGRSETRAKLRDFFEVDARYITLAVLTQLVRAGQMERKVLAQAIRQLDINPSKPNPLTD, from the coding sequence ATGAGTGATTCCGATCTGAGCCCGGAGCAACTCGAGCAACTGGAGACGCGAGACTGGCTGGATTCGTTGGAAGACGTGTACTACTCCCGCGGTCCGGACCGTGTTGCCAACCTGTTGAGCGACCTGCAGCAGCACGCCCAACGGATGGGCGTCAGGCTGCCGGTAACTTCGGTTACGCCCTACACGAATACCATTCCCGCGCACCTGCAACCCCCATATCCCGGCGACCGCGAGTTGGAGCGTCGCATCAAAAGTCTCGTGCGGTGGAATGCGATGGCGATGGTGGTGCGCGCGAACCGCGCCGACAGCAGCATTGGCGGCCATATCTCGACGTTTGCGTCCAGCGCAACGCTGTATGAGGTCGGTTTCAATCACTTTTTCCGCGGACGGAGCGAAACGCAGGAACCGGACTTTGTCTATTTCCAGGGACACGCATCGCCGGGAATCTATGCAAGAGCGTTTTTGGAAGGGCGACTTTCACGGGAGAACTTGGAGAATTTTCGCCGTGAGCTCTCCAAGGGCGGGGGACTCTCCTCCTACCCCCACCCGTGGTTGATGCCGGATTTCTGGGAATTCCCGACCGTTTCCATGGGCCTCGGGCCCATCACCGCCATCTACCATGCTCGATTTATCCGCTACCTCGAGGACCGAGGGTTGAAAAAGAAATCGGACCAGAAGGTGTGGGCGTTCCTCGGAGATGGCGAGTGCGACGAACCGGAGACGCTTGGCGCCATTTCCCTGGCTGCCCGCGAGCAACTCGACAACCTCATCTTTGTCATCAACTGCAACCTTCAGCGCCTCGACGGCCCCGTGCGCGGCAACGGCCAGATCATTCAGGAATTGGAAGCCGTGTTCCGGGGCGTGGGCTGGAATGTCATCAAGGTCATCTGGGGCAGCGACTGGGATCCCCTCTTCGCCGCGGACAAGACCGGCCATCTGGTCAAGCGCATGGGCGAGGTCGTTGACGGGGAATTCCAAAAGTATGCGACAGAATCCGGCGACTACATCCGAAAACACTTTTTTGGAAAGTATCCGGAGACCTTGAAGCTCGTTGAACACCTGAGCGACGAGCAGCTCACCAGGCTGCGCCTGGGCGGACATGATCCAGAAAAAATCTACGCGGCCTATCGCGCCGCCGTGAACCACAAGGGCGCGCCAAGCGTAATCCTCGCGCGCACGATCAAGGGATATGGTCTCGGCGAGGCTGGCGAGGGCAAAAACATCACGCACCAGCAGAAGAAGCTCAATGAAGAAGAGCTGCGTGAATTCCGTCGCCGATTCGACATCCCGATCTCCGAGGACGATATCGCGTCTGCTCCCTTCTACCGGCCCGCCAAGGACAGCCTCGAAATGAAGTACCTGATGGAAAGGCGGCGGGCCCTCGGCGGCTTCCTGCCCAAGCGAACGGTCCGCGCCAAACCCATCACGATGCCCGAAGACGACGTCTTCGCCGAATTCGCGAAAGGCACAGAAGGCCGCGAGGTTTCCACCACGATGGCCTTCGTTCGGCTGCTCTCGAAGATTGTAAAAGATCCCCATGTCGGAAAGCTGATCGTCCCCATCGTTCCCGATGAGGCCCGCACATTTGGCATGGAATCCCTGTTCCGGCAGATCGGGATCTATTCGCACGTTGGGCAACTGTACGAGCCTGTCGATGCGGAGAGTCTCCTTTACTACAAGGAGGCCAAGGACGGACAGATCCTCGAGGAGGGCATCAACGAGGCCGGTTCGATCAGTTCATTTATTGCCGCCGGCACAGCGTACGCCAATCACGGCGTCAATACGATCCCCTTCTACATCTACTACTCCATGTTCGGAATGCAGCGGGTCGGCGACCTGGTCTGGCTCGCGGGCGACAGTCGCTGCCGCGGCTTCCTGCTGGGGGGCACGGCAGGTCGAACCACGCTCAACGGCGAGGGACTGCAACATCAGGACGGCCACAGCCACCTGCTCGCCTACCCGGTGCCGAACCTGATGAGTTACGACCCTGCCTATGCCTATGAAATGGCGGTCATCATCCGGGAAGGCATCCGCCGTATGTACGTCAACGGCGAAAGCATTTTTTACTACCTCACTCTTTATAATGAAAATTACGCGATGCCCCCGATGCCCACAGGGGCCGAAGAGGGGATTCTCAAGGGCATGTACCTCTTCAAGCCGGCAAGTCTTGGGAACGCAAAGTATCGGGCCCAAATTCTGGGAAGCGGCACCATCCTCAACGAGGTCGTGAAGGCACAAGCCATGCTCGCTGAATCCTACGGAGTCGCGGCGGACGTTTGGTCGGTCACCAGCTACAAAGAACTGCGGCGGGACGCAATGGAAGCCGATCGGTTTAATTTACTCAATCCAGAGGAGCCGCCCAAAGTCCCCTATGTTTCCCAATGCCTGAACAACACCGAGGGAGTTATCGTGGCCGCCTCCGATTATGTCAAGATGTTGCCGGATTCGATCCAGCGGTGGGTTAATCGGCCGATGTACAACCTGGGCACGGAAGGTTTTGGCCGCAGCGAAACGCGCGCGAAGCTTCGCGACTTTTTTGAAGTGGACGCCCGCTACATCACGCTTGCGGTCCTGACCCAACTGGTCCGCGCCGGCCAGATGGAACGGAAGGTCCTCGCGCAGGCGATCCGTCAACTCGACATCAACCCGTCCAAGCCGAACCCTCTGACCGATTGA
- a CDS encoding phosphoribosylformylglycinamidine synthase subunit PurQ, which yields MRPPILILTGYGLNCEAESAHAWRLAGAEPRLAHLHDVIEDPTPLRQAAGLMLIGGFSFGDHMGSGLVFANRLRTRLGGELRAFLERGGIILGVCNGFQILTKLGLLPGLGADLFEPTVSLMQNACGHFLNRWVRVRFEPHSPCIFTRGLTEMDLPVRHGEGRLYPASSSVLAAIQRKKLAVCRYVDPTTNKPTQRFPHNPNGSVKAIAGLCDPTGRVFGLMPHPEAYLFPENHPHWDFQKVRGALPEYGSGLSIFINAVNYLRAS from the coding sequence TTACCGGTTATGGACTGAATTGCGAAGCCGAGTCGGCGCACGCCTGGCGGCTCGCCGGCGCCGAGCCGCGGTTGGCCCACCTGCACGACGTCATCGAAGACCCGACGCCGTTGCGTCAGGCGGCCGGTTTGATGCTCATTGGCGGTTTTTCATTTGGCGACCACATGGGCTCAGGGCTGGTTTTTGCCAACCGGCTCCGGACGCGGCTGGGCGGAGAGCTGCGCGCATTCCTCGAGCGGGGCGGAATCATCCTCGGCGTTTGTAATGGATTCCAGATTCTCACCAAGCTCGGACTGTTGCCTGGCCTCGGCGCTGACCTGTTCGAGCCGACGGTCTCGCTGATGCAGAACGCCTGCGGGCATTTCCTCAACCGGTGGGTCCGCGTCCGCTTCGAACCCCACTCTCCCTGCATCTTCACGCGTGGACTGACCGAGATGGATCTGCCGGTCCGGCATGGGGAGGGGCGTCTTTACCCCGCCTCGTCTTCAGTTCTCGCCGCGATCCAGCGCAAAAAACTGGCCGTATGCCGATATGTCGATCCGACAACGAACAAACCGACGCAAAGATTCCCCCACAACCCAAACGGATCCGTCAAGGCGATCGCCGGCCTGTGCGATCCCACCGGCCGCGTCTTCGGGCTGATGCCGCACCCGGAGGCGTATCTGTTTCCTGAAAATCACCCTCACTGGGACTTTCAAAAAGTGCGAGGCGCCCTGCCGGAATACGGATCCGGGCTCTCTATTTTCATCAACGCGGTCAATTATCTCCGCGCATCCTGA